A genomic region of Pradoshia eiseniae contains the following coding sequences:
- a CDS encoding BMP family lipoprotein, producing the protein MKKRKFGLALSLVLAAGTILGACGNNDDSSNEGDSEKDNFTVAMVTDTGGVDDKSFNQSAWEGLQAFGKENGLEKGKDGYNYLQSESDADYTTNLNQLVRQNYDLIYGIGFLLESAVKEAAEQNPDSQFGIVDSVVDADNVASITFKEHEGSFLVGVIAGMQTKSNKIGFVGGVESELIKKFEIGFRAGVKSVKPEADVQVKYTGSFSDASLGKATAEAMYKSGIDVIYHAAGATGNGVFTEAKNIKKNDPDKEVWVIGVDKDQAPEGVIDGTDMNVTLTSMVKRVDLAVQQVAKDAKEGNFPGGEVVEFGLDADGVDIAPTTDNLSEDMIKSVDEYKEKIKNGEIKVPATDKELDEFLK; encoded by the coding sequence TTGAAGAAACGCAAATTTGGATTGGCGCTGTCTCTCGTATTGGCTGCAGGAACTATCCTTGGCGCTTGTGGAAACAATGACGATAGCAGTAATGAAGGTGATTCAGAGAAAGATAATTTCACCGTCGCAATGGTCACGGATACTGGTGGCGTTGATGACAAATCGTTTAACCAATCAGCGTGGGAAGGTTTGCAAGCTTTCGGTAAAGAGAATGGATTGGAAAAAGGTAAGGACGGATACAACTACCTGCAATCTGAATCAGATGCTGACTATACGACAAACCTAAACCAATTGGTTCGTCAAAATTATGATTTGATCTACGGTATTGGTTTCTTGCTGGAAAGTGCGGTTAAAGAAGCTGCAGAACAAAATCCAGACAGTCAATTTGGAATCGTAGATTCAGTAGTTGATGCTGATAACGTGGCGAGCATTACTTTCAAAGAGCATGAAGGTTCTTTCCTTGTTGGTGTGATTGCTGGTATGCAAACAAAATCTAATAAAATTGGATTTGTTGGCGGAGTGGAAAGTGAACTTATTAAGAAATTCGAAATTGGTTTCAGAGCAGGTGTTAAATCTGTAAAACCTGAAGCAGACGTACAAGTGAAATACACTGGAAGCTTCAGTGATGCTTCCCTTGGTAAAGCAACTGCAGAAGCTATGTACAAATCAGGCATCGACGTCATTTACCACGCTGCTGGCGCAACTGGTAATGGTGTCTTTACAGAAGCGAAAAACATCAAGAAAAATGATCCAGACAAAGAAGTATGGGTAATCGGTGTGGATAAAGACCAAGCACCTGAAGGCGTTATCGATGGAACTGACATGAACGTTACATTGACTTCAATGGTTAAACGTGTTGACCTTGCAGTTCAGCAAGTAGCTAAAGATGCAAAAGAAGGTAACTTCCCTGGCGGTGAAGTCGTTGAATTTGGTCTTGATGCTGATGGGGTAGATATCGCTCCTACAACAGACAATTTATCGGAAGATATGATCAAATCTGTTGACGAATATAAAGAAAAAATCAAGAATGGTGAAATCAAAGTTCCGGCAACAGATAAAGAACTTGATGAATTCTTAAAATAA
- a CDS encoding GntR family transcriptional regulator, giving the protein MSIKQDNRQLYLQVIDKIRQDIASGVYMEHEKLPSEFAWAKKLGVSRATLREALRVLEEDKVIIRRHGVGTFVNATPLFTSGIEQLNSVTDMIREANMTPGTIFLSSSTEGATEEDMKRFNCREDEEFLVIERVRTANGDPVVFCQDKIPVSVLSNEVFFQKESLLALLEEKANVQITYAVADIEPIGYDDKVSPLLNCSPETALLLLKQTHFDSQDKPYLHSANFFRSDKFHFHILRKRI; this is encoded by the coding sequence ATGTCTATTAAACAGGACAACCGGCAGCTGTATCTGCAGGTAATCGACAAGATTAGACAAGATATTGCATCGGGTGTCTATATGGAACATGAAAAGCTGCCTTCAGAGTTTGCTTGGGCCAAAAAACTTGGTGTTAGCCGAGCCACTTTGAGAGAAGCCCTTCGAGTCCTTGAAGAAGATAAGGTGATCATACGCAGGCACGGTGTGGGCACTTTCGTGAATGCAACACCATTATTTACCTCAGGGATCGAACAGCTTAATAGTGTTACTGACATGATTCGTGAAGCGAATATGACCCCAGGAACCATATTTCTTTCTTCATCCACTGAGGGTGCAACGGAAGAAGATATGAAAAGGTTCAACTGTAGGGAAGACGAGGAGTTTCTAGTAATAGAACGGGTCAGGACAGCAAATGGGGATCCAGTTGTTTTTTGCCAAGATAAAATCCCTGTGAGTGTGCTATCTAATGAGGTATTCTTTCAAAAAGAATCCTTGCTGGCCTTGCTGGAAGAGAAGGCAAATGTACAAATTACATATGCGGTGGCTGATATTGAACCTATCGGCTACGACGATAAGGTATCACCTCTATTGAATTGCAGTCCGGAAACCGCACTCTTGTTATTGAAACAAACTCATTTCGACAGTCAGGACAAACCATATCTCCACTCTGCCAACTTTTTTAGATCTGATAAGTTTCATTTCCATATTCTGCGTAAGAGAATATGA